One Microlunatus soli genomic window carries:
- the typA gene encoding translational GTPase TypA, protein MPTRSDLRNVAIVAHVDHGKTTLVDAMLWQSGAFRSGQDVATRVMDSMDLEREKGITILAKNTAVRHQMSNGDEVTINIIDTPGHADFGGEVERGLEMVDGVLLLVDASEGPLPQTRFVLRKALAKKLPIVVVINKVDRPDARISEVIEETSELFLDLADDADLDILDFPVVYASAKAGRASVNQPDDGGMPDSENLQPLFDVILDKIPAPTYIEGAPLQAHVTNLDSSPYLGRLALCRIIAGELKRNQAVAWCKRDGSISTVKLSEMLITKNLDREPAETAGPGDIVAIAGIEDITIGETLADPEDPQPLPLIMVDEPSISMTIGINTAPLAGKSGKNLTARLVKARLDSELIGNVSIKVNPTERPDTWEVQGRGELQLAILVETMRRESFELTVGKPQVVTKTIDGKLHEPVERLTIDVPDDFVGVVTQLLGLRKGRLEQMINHGSGWVRMEYLVPARGLIGFRTEFLTETRGTGLMHHVFERDEPWAGDFRTRPTGSLVADRAGQVTGYASFNLQERGTLFVGPGTDVYEGMIIGENPRAEDMDVNITKEKKLTNVRSSTGEELERLVPPKLMNMEQALEFCREDECIEVTPDAVRIRKVILNAGERARSRTRIAKR, encoded by the coding sequence ATGCCCACTCGCTCAGACCTGCGCAACGTCGCAATCGTCGCGCACGTCGACCACGGCAAGACCACCCTGGTCGACGCCATGTTGTGGCAATCCGGTGCATTCCGCAGTGGCCAGGACGTCGCCACCCGGGTGATGGACTCGATGGACCTGGAGCGGGAGAAGGGCATCACCATCCTGGCCAAGAACACCGCGGTCCGGCACCAGATGTCCAACGGTGACGAGGTGACGATCAACATCATCGACACCCCCGGTCACGCCGACTTCGGCGGCGAGGTCGAACGCGGGTTGGAGATGGTCGACGGCGTCCTGCTGCTGGTGGACGCCTCCGAGGGCCCGCTGCCGCAGACCCGGTTCGTGTTGCGCAAGGCGCTGGCCAAGAAGCTGCCGATCGTGGTCGTGATCAACAAGGTCGATCGTCCGGATGCCCGGATCAGCGAGGTGATCGAGGAGACCAGCGAACTGTTCCTGGACCTGGCCGATGACGCCGATCTGGACATCCTGGACTTCCCGGTCGTCTACGCCTCGGCCAAGGCCGGGCGGGCATCGGTGAACCAGCCGGACGACGGTGGGATGCCGGACAGCGAGAACCTGCAGCCGCTGTTCGACGTGATCTTGGACAAGATCCCCGCCCCGACCTACATCGAGGGCGCCCCACTGCAGGCCCACGTCACCAACCTGGACTCCTCGCCGTACCTCGGCCGGCTGGCGCTCTGCCGGATCATCGCCGGTGAGCTGAAACGCAACCAGGCCGTCGCCTGGTGCAAGCGCGACGGCTCGATCAGCACCGTCAAGCTGTCGGAGATGCTGATCACCAAGAACCTCGATCGGGAGCCCGCCGAGACGGCCGGACCGGGCGACATCGTCGCCATCGCAGGGATCGAGGACATCACCATCGGCGAGACGCTGGCCGATCCGGAGGATCCGCAGCCGCTGCCGTTGATCATGGTCGACGAGCCGAGCATCTCGATGACCATCGGCATCAACACCGCCCCGCTGGCCGGCAAGTCCGGCAAGAACCTGACTGCCCGACTGGTCAAGGCGCGCCTGGACAGTGAACTGATCGGCAACGTGTCGATCAAGGTCAACCCGACCGAACGCCCCGACACCTGGGAGGTCCAGGGCCGCGGTGAGCTGCAGTTGGCCATCCTGGTCGAGACGATGCGCCGGGAGAGCTTCGAGCTGACCGTCGGCAAGCCGCAGGTGGTCACCAAGACCATCGACGGCAAGCTGCACGAGCCGGTCGAGCGGCTGACCATCGACGTCCCCGACGATTTCGTCGGCGTCGTCACCCAGCTGCTCGGACTGCGCAAGGGCCGGTTGGAGCAGATGATCAACCACGGTTCGGGTTGGGTGCGGATGGAGTACCTGGTGCCGGCCCGCGGACTGATCGGTTTCCGGACCGAGTTCCTCACCGAGACCCGCGGCACCGGCCTGATGCACCACGTGTTCGAGCGCGATGAGCCGTGGGCCGGCGACTTCCGGACCCGGCCGACCGGGTCACTGGTCGCCGACCGGGCCGGCCAGGTGACCGGCTATGCCTCGTTCAACCTGCAGGAACGCGGCACCCTGTTCGTCGGGCCGGGCACCGACGTCTACGAAGGCATGATCATCGGCGAGAACCCGCGCGCCGAGGACATGGACGTCAACATCACCAAGGAGAAGAAGCTCACCAACGTGCGCTCCTCCACCGGTGAGGAGCTGGAGCGGCTGGTGCCGCCGAAGCTGATGAACATGGAGCAGGCGCTGGAGTTCTGCCGGGAGGACGAGTGCATCGAGGTCACCCCCGATGCCGTCCGGATCCGCAAGGTGATCCTGAACGCCGGCGAACGCGCCCGGTCCCGTACCCGGATCGCCAAGCGCTGA
- a CDS encoding L,D-transpeptidase family protein produces the protein MTRLAPDTSQDDVSIDADGVTVAHDSTRARTRSPLRTAGRILVGGMVAIMMALGLLAATDAPAAQAKSTYITTKYQAPRYGQTNTAVRNLQLRLADVDMLKSKYVTSYFGDITQGAVKDFRASVGLKRGKGKVTKKMWKKLVKKSGKVKASGGSKGSSGNSASGIDKRCKVSGRVLCIDKTQRKVRYMVSGKVIKTMDARFGCSNSPTREGNWKIFRKVRHDVSYQYNSPMPFSMYFSGGEAVHYSSDFAARGYNGCSHGCVNIRDKKTLKYVYNRIRVGDRAVVYWS, from the coding sequence ATGACTCGGTTGGCACCTGACACGTCGCAGGACGACGTTTCGATCGACGCCGATGGCGTCACCGTCGCGCACGACTCGACCCGGGCCCGGACCCGCAGCCCGCTGCGGACCGCTGGTCGGATCCTGGTCGGCGGCATGGTGGCGATCATGATGGCGCTCGGTCTGCTGGCCGCTACGGACGCTCCGGCGGCCCAGGCGAAGAGCACCTACATCACCACCAAGTACCAGGCTCCGCGCTACGGCCAGACCAACACCGCCGTCCGTAACCTGCAGCTCCGCCTCGCCGACGTCGACATGCTGAAGAGCAAGTACGTGACCTCCTACTTCGGTGACATCACCCAGGGGGCGGTGAAGGACTTCCGCGCATCGGTCGGATTGAAGCGCGGCAAGGGCAAGGTCACCAAGAAGATGTGGAAGAAGCTGGTCAAGAAGTCGGGCAAGGTCAAGGCCTCCGGCGGCTCCAAGGGCTCCAGCGGCAACTCGGCCAGCGGGATCGACAAGCGCTGCAAGGTGAGCGGTCGTGTCCTCTGCATCGACAAGACCCAGCGCAAGGTCCGGTACATGGTCAGCGGCAAGGTCATCAAGACCATGGACGCGCGGTTCGGCTGTTCCAACTCCCCGACCCGTGAGGGCAACTGGAAGATCTTCCGCAAGGTCCGCCACGACGTGTCCTACCAGTACAACTCCCCGATGCCGTTCTCGATGTACTTCAGCGGAGGCGAGGCTGTGCACTACTCCTCCGACTTCGCCGCTCGCGGCTACAACGGCTGCAGCCACGGCTGCGTCAACATCCGCGACAAGAAGACCTTGAAGTACGTCTACAACCGGATCCGCGTCGGCGACCGGGCGGTCGTCTACTGGAGCTGA
- a CDS encoding TetR/AcrR family transcriptional regulator, whose amino-acid sequence MDRPSLGRMPTDRRHDLVRRAAAEFAAQGYEQASLNRIIGDLRMSKSSFYYALNSKADLYDLCVADLTAEIAAASSFPTPAQFRDSFWDTAHRMIADLAVVLQRDPAYRDLGRMLYLPDAPVRTAADPGPLAAVRGWLTEVLAVGRAAGTLRADLPIDLQAAATLALLEAFDRWGVQHPASADDERALLAAQLDALRRFLC is encoded by the coding sequence ATGGATCGACCGAGTCTTGGCAGGATGCCGACCGATCGGCGGCACGATCTGGTGCGCCGTGCAGCGGCCGAGTTCGCCGCCCAGGGCTACGAACAGGCCTCGCTGAACCGGATCATCGGCGACCTGAGGATGAGCAAGAGTTCCTTCTACTACGCCTTGAATTCCAAGGCCGATCTCTACGATCTGTGCGTCGCCGATCTCACCGCGGAAATCGCCGCGGCATCGTCATTTCCCACGCCGGCCCAATTCCGCGACTCATTCTGGGACACCGCGCACCGGATGATCGCCGACCTGGCCGTCGTCCTGCAGCGGGACCCGGCCTATCGCGACCTCGGCCGGATGCTGTATCTGCCGGATGCTCCGGTCCGGACGGCCGCGGACCCGGGTCCGTTGGCGGCCGTCCGGGGTTGGCTGACCGAGGTGCTGGCGGTCGGCCGGGCGGCCGGCACACTCCGGGCCGACCTACCGATCGACCTGCAGGCCGCGGCCACCCTGGCCCTGCTGGAGGCGTTCGACCGCTGGGGCGTCCAGCACCCGGCGTCCGCCGACGACGAGCGCGCCCTGCTGGCCGCGCAACTCGACGCCCTCCGACGCTTCCTCTGCTGA
- a CDS encoding HAD family hydrolase, producing the protein MTTTHGALTPYDAVLFDLDGVLTPTAEVHMRAWERMFTAFLAERGDQQPYTDSDYFDYVDGKPRYDGVRSFLASRSIELPEGTPEDSPETETVCGLGNRKNDAFAEVLRTDGVQAYPGSVRLVDELLEQGKAIAVVSSSRNARPVLEAAGLIDRFTVIVDGAVAAERSLPGKPAPDTFVAAAEDLGVAVDKAVVVEDALSGVAAGKAGDFGLVVGVDRGVGADRLTGSGAGLVVSDLGELVTDGNA; encoded by the coding sequence GTGACCACAACGCACGGAGCGCTCACCCCGTACGACGCGGTGCTGTTCGACCTGGACGGCGTGCTGACCCCGACCGCCGAGGTGCACATGCGCGCCTGGGAACGGATGTTCACCGCCTTCCTGGCCGAGCGGGGCGACCAGCAGCCCTACACAGACTCCGACTACTTCGACTACGTCGACGGCAAGCCGCGCTATGACGGCGTCCGCAGTTTTCTCGCGTCCCGGTCGATCGAGTTGCCGGAGGGTACGCCGGAGGACTCACCGGAGACCGAGACGGTGTGCGGGCTGGGCAATCGCAAGAACGACGCCTTCGCCGAGGTGTTGCGGACCGACGGCGTGCAGGCCTACCCGGGGTCGGTGCGGTTGGTCGACGAGCTGCTCGAGCAGGGCAAGGCGATCGCGGTGGTGTCGAGTTCGCGCAACGCCCGGCCGGTGCTGGAGGCTGCCGGTCTGATCGACCGGTTCACCGTGATCGTGGACGGCGCGGTCGCCGCCGAGCGATCGTTGCCGGGCAAGCCGGCACCGGACACGTTCGTCGCGGCGGCCGAGGATCTCGGCGTCGCCGTCGACAAGGCGGTGGTGGTGGAGGACGCGTTGTCCGGGGTCGCCGCCGGCAAGGCGGGGGATTTCGGGCTGGTGGTCGGCGTCGACCGTGGCGTCGGTGCCGACCGGTTGACCGGATCCGGTGCCGGCCTGGTGGTATCCGATCTCGGAGAGTTGGTGACCGATGGAAACGCCTGA
- a CDS encoding glycoside hydrolase family 65 protein, with product METPETLIEPSGPDSNTTDARDLPGGAVGDQFAATVPEIVGDARPGAAPDQPEPTRDYLDRLRFPVDEWKLTEASYSADDLGTTETLFAVGNGYLGLRGNVEEGRETHTHGTFINGFHETWPIRHAEEAFGFARVGQTIVNVPDTKTMKLYVDDEPMLLSVADLEDYDRTLDFRNGKLTREIGWRTPGGKRVRVKSSRMVSFTQRHLAVMEMEITMLDEAAPVVVSSQILNRQDGKDEYHVKAAAMGEGWDPRKAEAFDSRVLQPQSHWHGDDRIILGYRCTNSEMTLAVGVDHLVETDNVYEALIDAEDDMGKMVVRAQAKPGVPIKITKLVSYHTSRGVPVRELVDRCRRTLDRTRDQGVQRQYDDQRAWLDAFWERSDVEVADNPGLQQAVRWNLFQLAQAAGRAEQSGIPAKGVTGSGYGGHYFWDTEVYVLPFLIYSTPSMARSAMRFRYNLLDAARVRAGDLAERGALFPWRTINGHEASAYYAAGTAQYHIDADISYALWKYVAATGDYDFLYRQGVDILVETARMWTDLGFWRENGDGAFHIHSVTGPDEYTTVVNDNLFTNVMARYNLRKAAEVVSEIAERAPQEYQRLALRLKLETDEIEEWASAAEAMHIPYDEGLGIHPQDAHFLEREVWDLANTPNDRRPLLLYYHPLVIYRFQVLKQADVVLALFLQGDHFTLEEKKADFEYYDSITTGDSTLSGVVQAIIAAEVGYHKLALNYFTQALFVDLADLHGNASDGVHVANAGGVWTALVSGFGGLRDYNGKITFDPRLPDEWPSLTFRFTLAGTRVKAVLTHDQYEFVAENGTEASFSVRGTAVTVRCGEPAVTVPLDGQGPRIDAEKAFTTRGRREDGSLITASVPRSGRP from the coding sequence ATGGAAACGCCTGAGACGCTCATCGAACCGAGCGGACCGGACAGCAACACCACCGATGCCCGGGACCTGCCCGGCGGGGCCGTCGGCGATCAGTTCGCCGCCACCGTCCCCGAGATCGTCGGTGACGCCCGGCCCGGCGCCGCACCGGATCAGCCGGAACCGACCCGTGACTATCTTGATCGACTTCGATTCCCGGTCGACGAGTGGAAGCTGACCGAAGCCTCCTACAGCGCCGATGATCTTGGTACCACCGAGACACTGTTCGCCGTCGGCAACGGCTACCTCGGGCTGCGCGGCAACGTCGAGGAGGGTCGGGAGACCCACACCCACGGCACCTTCATCAACGGGTTCCACGAGACCTGGCCGATCCGGCATGCCGAGGAGGCCTTCGGCTTCGCCCGGGTCGGGCAGACCATCGTCAACGTCCCGGACACCAAGACGATGAAGCTCTACGTCGACGACGAACCGATGTTGCTGTCCGTTGCTGATCTTGAGGATTACGACCGCACGCTGGACTTCCGCAACGGCAAGCTGACCCGCGAGATCGGCTGGCGGACGCCCGGTGGCAAGCGGGTGCGGGTCAAGTCGAGTCGGATGGTTTCCTTCACCCAAAGGCATCTGGCGGTGATGGAGATGGAGATCACGATGCTGGACGAGGCGGCCCCGGTGGTCGTCTCCTCGCAGATCCTCAACCGGCAGGACGGCAAGGACGAGTATCACGTCAAGGCCGCTGCGATGGGTGAGGGCTGGGACCCGCGCAAGGCCGAAGCCTTCGACAGCCGGGTGCTGCAGCCGCAGAGCCACTGGCACGGCGACGACCGGATCATCCTCGGTTATCGTTGCACCAATTCGGAGATGACACTGGCGGTCGGTGTTGATCATCTGGTCGAGACCGACAACGTGTACGAGGCGCTGATCGACGCCGAGGACGACATGGGCAAGATGGTCGTCCGGGCCCAGGCCAAGCCTGGGGTGCCGATCAAGATCACCAAGCTGGTGTCGTACCACACCTCCCGCGGCGTCCCGGTCCGTGAGCTGGTCGATCGGTGCCGACGGACGCTGGACCGGACCCGTGATCAAGGAGTGCAACGGCAGTACGACGATCAGCGGGCCTGGCTGGACGCGTTCTGGGAGCGGTCCGACGTGGAGGTCGCCGACAACCCCGGCCTGCAGCAGGCGGTCCGGTGGAATCTCTTCCAACTGGCCCAGGCAGCCGGCCGGGCCGAACAGTCCGGGATCCCGGCCAAGGGCGTCACCGGCAGCGGCTACGGCGGGCACTACTTCTGGGACACCGAGGTCTACGTGCTGCCGTTCCTGATCTACAGCACGCCGTCGATGGCCCGCAGTGCGATGCGCTTCCGCTACAACCTGCTGGATGCGGCGCGGGTCCGGGCCGGTGACCTCGCCGAGCGCGGAGCACTGTTCCCGTGGCGGACGATCAACGGCCACGAGGCATCGGCCTACTACGCCGCCGGCACCGCGCAGTATCACATCGACGCCGACATCTCCTATGCCCTGTGGAAGTACGTGGCCGCCACCGGCGACTACGACTTCCTCTACCGACAGGGCGTCGACATCCTGGTCGAGACCGCCCGGATGTGGACCGACCTCGGCTTCTGGCGGGAGAACGGCGACGGCGCCTTCCACATCCACAGCGTCACCGGACCGGACGAATACACCACCGTCGTCAACGACAACCTGTTCACCAATGTGATGGCTCGGTACAACCTGCGCAAGGCGGCCGAGGTGGTCTCCGAGATCGCCGAGCGGGCACCGCAGGAGTATCAGCGGCTGGCCCTGCGGCTGAAGCTGGAGACCGATGAGATCGAGGAGTGGGCGTCGGCCGCCGAGGCGATGCACATCCCGTACGACGAGGGTCTCGGCATCCATCCGCAGGACGCCCACTTCCTCGAACGTGAGGTCTGGGATCTGGCCAACACCCCCAACGACCGTCGGCCGTTGCTGCTCTACTACCACCCGTTGGTGATCTACCGGTTCCAGGTGCTGAAGCAGGCCGACGTGGTGTTGGCGCTGTTCCTGCAGGGTGATCACTTCACGCTGGAAGAGAAGAAGGCCGACTTCGAGTACTACGACTCGATCACCACCGGTGATTCGACGCTGTCCGGGGTGGTGCAGGCGATCATCGCCGCCGAGGTCGGCTATCACAAGCTGGCGCTGAACTACTTCACCCAGGCGCTGTTCGTCGACCTCGCCGACCTGCACGGCAACGCCAGCGACGGCGTCCATGTCGCCAATGCCGGGGGCGTCTGGACCGCGCTGGTCTCCGGCTTCGGTGGCCTGCGGGACTACAACGGCAAGATCACCTTCGATCCGCGGCTGCCCGACGAATGGCCGTCGCTGACCTTCCGGTTCACCCTCGCCGGCACCCGGGTGAAGGCGGTGCTCACCCATGATCAATACGAGTTCGTCGCGGAGAACGGGACCGAGGCCAGCTTCTCGGTGCGCGGCACCGCGGTGACCGTCCGCTGCGGCGAGCCCGCCGTCACGGTGCCGCTGGACGGTCAGGGACCGCGGATCGATGCGGAGAAGGCGTTCACCACCCGCGGCCGCCGTGAGGACGGCAGCCTGATCACCGCGTCGGTGCCCCGTTCCGGACGACCCTGA
- a CDS encoding helix-turn-helix domain-containing protein codes for MARIKTPSLDQFGSLGEFIASQRRAARLTLRQLADQAGVSNPYLSQIERGLRKPSAEVLQQLSRALRISAAQLYVRAGILDPEEHESTSVEVAVLADNAINERQKRVLIDVYTSFVAENAAATEATPTATKE; via the coding sequence ATGGCACGGATCAAGACCCCCAGCCTGGACCAGTTCGGTTCGCTGGGTGAATTCATCGCCTCGCAACGACGGGCGGCCCGGCTGACGCTGCGCCAGCTCGCCGATCAGGCGGGCGTCTCCAACCCCTATCTGTCCCAGATCGAGCGCGGTCTGCGGAAGCCGTCGGCGGAGGTGCTGCAGCAGCTCTCCCGGGCGCTGCGGATCTCGGCCGCGCAACTGTACGTCCGGGCCGGAATTCTCGATCCGGAGGAGCACGAGTCGACCTCGGTCGAGGTGGCCGTGCTCGCCGACAACGCGATCAACGAACGGCAGAAGCGGGTGTTGATCGACGTCTATACCTCGTTCGTGGCGGAGAACGCCGCAGCGACCGAAGCCACCCCAACAGCAACGAAGGAGTAG
- a CDS encoding FAD-dependent oxidoreductase — MLTEMSVEEQYRQASSDDLRILVVGAGIGGITVAQLLRRQHRHPVLIDRAAPDADPGYMLALMPMVDPVLDRLGVHERYCTASTPVQRYGLRDRHGRRTRLDPIGTVLDQYGDYRGIDRASLIDALSTDGCPVAHRTTIHATRDEDVPDAPIMVGFGEPWRGGRERRRPAPAASRQAPAAWRETISGQQSAAPREYAFDVLILADGMGSQGRGLVVGSQPLDRAETDWSGWVVWIESDADADLGEEVWGTGFFLGSYPVLDRIGVFLGGPDRELDLGRQAFVDSVRRRLREVSPRTERALTAVEQTPDAYRWAMNDVRSPSWTRNRLALLGDAAAGFMPTAGIGAGMAMESAGVLAAALQRAERSTVAAALADYERVQRPRVEAAQKTSRQLARMMFNSSRVIAAARDLGTRFVDVGTALKPIQRLLQSPPADLSQPPSAVVGSGQGRSSQHGSGQAGGPSRSSGSLR, encoded by the coding sequence ATGCTGACAGAGATGAGCGTCGAGGAGCAATATCGGCAGGCGTCGTCCGACGATCTGCGCATCTTGGTCGTCGGCGCCGGGATCGGCGGGATCACCGTCGCCCAACTGCTCCGCAGACAGCACCGGCACCCGGTCCTGATCGACCGCGCGGCACCGGACGCCGACCCCGGCTACATGCTCGCCCTGATGCCGATGGTCGATCCGGTGCTGGACCGGCTGGGAGTGCACGAGCGCTATTGCACGGCGAGCACACCGGTGCAACGCTACGGGCTACGAGACCGGCACGGCCGGCGGACCAGACTGGACCCGATCGGCACGGTCCTGGACCAGTACGGCGACTACCGCGGCATCGACCGGGCGTCCCTGATCGACGCCCTCAGCACCGACGGCTGCCCAGTCGCCCACCGGACGACGATCCACGCGACCCGGGACGAGGACGTGCCGGACGCTCCGATCATGGTCGGTTTCGGTGAGCCCTGGCGCGGCGGCCGGGAGCGCCGCCGCCCGGCGCCGGCGGCTTCTCGGCAGGCGCCGGCTGCATGGCGGGAGACGATTTCTGGGCAGCAATCGGCCGCACCGCGGGAGTACGCGTTCGACGTGCTGATCCTGGCCGACGGGATGGGTTCGCAGGGGCGAGGCCTGGTCGTCGGCAGCCAACCGTTGGACCGTGCGGAGACCGACTGGTCCGGATGGGTCGTGTGGATCGAATCCGACGCCGACGCCGACCTCGGCGAGGAGGTGTGGGGCACGGGTTTCTTCCTCGGCAGCTATCCGGTGCTGGATCGGATCGGGGTGTTTCTCGGCGGTCCGGACCGCGAACTCGACCTCGGCCGGCAAGCGTTCGTCGACTCGGTCCGGCGACGGTTGCGCGAGGTCAGCCCGCGGACCGAGCGGGCGCTGACTGCGGTCGAGCAGACTCCCGACGCCTACCGTTGGGCGATGAACGACGTCCGGTCGCCGAGTTGGACGCGGAACCGGCTGGCGCTGCTCGGCGACGCCGCCGCCGGTTTCATGCCGACGGCCGGTATCGGCGCGGGGATGGCGATGGAGTCCGCCGGTGTCCTCGCAGCGGCGTTGCAGCGGGCCGAGCGGTCGACGGTCGCGGCGGCGTTGGCCGACTATGAGCGGGTGCAACGTCCTCGGGTGGAGGCTGCCCAGAAGACCTCCCGGCAATTGGCCAGGATGATGTTCAACAGCAGCCGGGTGATCGCAGCCGCCCGCGATCTCGGCACCCGGTTCGTTGACGTCGGCACCGCATTGAAGCCGATCCAGCGGTTGCTGCAGAGCCCGCCCGCCGATCTGTCCCAGCCACCGTCGGCGGTGGTCGGATCTGGTCAGGGCCGCTCGAGCCAGCACGGCTCGGGTCAGGCGGGAGGCCCTTCGAGATCCTCCGGATCCTTGAGGTAG
- a CDS encoding APC family permease, whose product MADSQTITTSDDADRPELKRVLGPKLLLLFIVGDILGTGIYAVTGDVAAEVGGAVWAPFLVAFAVAMLTAFSYLELVTKYPQAAGAALYTHKAFGVHFLTFLVCFTVMCSGITSASTASRAFAANFGAMINVVRGWIGMPELEVSDGVVTFMALAFIALVLLINLRGVAESVYANIVLTCVELSGLLIVIFVGFFAFTQGKADFSRVIMFDTGEDKSVFLAITAGTSLAFFAMVGFEDSVNMAEETKNPERVFPKIMLTGLGITGVIYILVSISAVAIVPPGKLGEGDAPLLNVVTAGAPGLPVDQIFPLISMFAVANSALINMMMASRLLYGMAHQKVLPPVLGKVLPGRRTPWVAILFTTALAMGLITFVGEISNLGGTTALLLLGVFTIANICCLVLRRDPKPHKHFRAPTVIPIIGALCCAYLVGPWTGRDVEQYQIAGVLLAVGVVLWALTWFLNRALYARKTYLKDPEDLEGPPA is encoded by the coding sequence GTGGCAGATAGCCAGACCATCACGACGTCCGATGATGCCGACCGGCCCGAGCTCAAACGTGTCCTCGGGCCGAAGTTGTTGCTGCTGTTCATCGTCGGCGACATCCTCGGGACCGGCATCTACGCCGTCACCGGAGACGTCGCCGCCGAGGTCGGCGGTGCGGTGTGGGCACCGTTCCTGGTCGCCTTCGCCGTCGCGATGCTGACCGCGTTCTCCTACCTGGAGCTGGTCACCAAGTATCCCCAGGCCGCCGGCGCAGCGCTCTACACGCACAAGGCGTTCGGCGTGCATTTCCTGACCTTCCTGGTCTGCTTCACGGTGATGTGTTCGGGGATCACCTCGGCCTCGACGGCGTCCCGGGCCTTTGCGGCCAACTTCGGCGCCATGATCAACGTGGTACGCGGCTGGATCGGAATGCCCGAGCTGGAAGTCAGCGACGGGGTGGTCACCTTCATGGCCCTGGCGTTCATCGCGCTGGTCCTGCTGATCAATCTGCGCGGCGTCGCGGAGAGCGTGTACGCCAACATCGTGCTGACCTGCGTCGAGTTGTCCGGCCTGCTGATCGTGATCTTCGTGGGCTTCTTCGCCTTCACCCAGGGCAAGGCGGACTTCTCCCGGGTGATCATGTTCGACACCGGCGAGGACAAGAGCGTCTTCCTGGCGATCACCGCGGGCACCTCACTGGCTTTCTTTGCGATGGTCGGCTTCGAGGATTCGGTGAACATGGCCGAGGAGACCAAGAATCCCGAACGGGTCTTCCCCAAGATCATGTTGACCGGCCTCGGGATCACCGGCGTGATCTACATCCTGGTCTCGATCTCCGCCGTCGCGATCGTCCCGCCGGGCAAGCTGGGCGAAGGTGACGCGCCGCTGCTCAACGTGGTCACCGCCGGCGCTCCGGGGCTGCCGGTCGATCAGATCTTCCCGTTGATCAGCATGTTCGCGGTCGCCAACTCGGCCTTGATCAATATGATGATGGCATCCCGGCTGCTGTACGGGATGGCGCACCAGAAGGTGCTGCCGCCGGTGTTGGGCAAGGTGCTGCCCGGCCGCCGGACGCCGTGGGTGGCGATCTTGTTCACGACGGCGTTGGCGATGGGGCTGATCACCTTCGTCGGCGAGATCAGCAATCTCGGTGGGACGACTGCACTGCTGCTGCTTGGCGTGTTCACGATCGCCAACATCTGCTGTCTGGTGCTCCGTCGGGATCCCAAGCCCCACAAGCATTTCCGGGCACCCACGGTGATCCCGATCATCGGCGCGCTGTGCTGTGCCTATCTGGTCGGGCCGTGGACCGGCCGGGACGTGGAGCAGTATCAGATCGCCGGCGTGCTGCTGGCGGTCGGCGTCGTGCTGTGGGCCCTCACCTGGTTCCTGAACCGAGCCCTCTACGCCCGCAAGACCTACCTCAAGGATCCGGAGGATCTCGAAGGGCCTCCCGCCTGA